A genomic region of Desulfosarcina ovata subsp. ovata contains the following coding sequences:
- a CDS encoding ABC transporter substrate-binding protein, whose protein sequence is MKRWVIPFTPIQWVGIVAIVFSFCLVGCKADEPIRLGFMAGITGRSADIGMAARDAVLLAVEQCNAQGGLHGRQVTLIIKDNQQNVETAVEAVQALIDARIAAMIGPMSSAVAVAIVPYLNQSRVVAVGGTVTTQDLSGLDDYFMRVAVTTHEQASLIAQYLIRSDDVRRVAVAYDGGNRSFSKDWMENFKSPFTAGGGKILTAVEFKAGDRHSFSQITHGLLAVDPDGILIIANPMDSALLCQQIRKLNSSVKITLTNWAATQRLIELGGKAVEGVMVSIVFDWDSPDPAYQRFQKIYVDRYNRDPGFPGYYAYNAAQVVLTALKAQKPGQSLKDTILSIAEFGGLQGKISLDSYGDVKSSAASIRIIRNQQFVVLE, encoded by the coding sequence ATGAAACGATGGGTCATCCCTTTCACCCCAATCCAATGGGTTGGTATTGTTGCAATTGTATTCAGTTTCTGTTTGGTCGGCTGTAAGGCCGATGAGCCCATTCGGCTGGGGTTTATGGCTGGCATAACAGGGCGGTCGGCGGATATCGGCATGGCGGCGCGAGATGCGGTCCTGCTGGCCGTGGAGCAGTGCAATGCACAAGGGGGGCTTCATGGCCGTCAGGTAACGCTGATCATCAAGGACAATCAACAGAATGTAGAAACCGCAGTTGAGGCGGTACAGGCTTTGATCGATGCGCGGATTGCCGCGATGATCGGCCCCATGTCCAGCGCGGTCGCCGTGGCCATCGTGCCATACTTGAACCAATCTCGGGTGGTTGCCGTGGGGGGCACGGTGACGACCCAAGATCTATCCGGATTGGATGACTATTTTATGCGCGTTGCCGTTACTACCCATGAGCAAGCTTCGCTCATTGCCCAATACCTAATCAGATCTGATGATGTGCGCCGCGTCGCCGTCGCTTATGATGGTGGAAACCGTTCATTTAGCAAAGATTGGATGGAAAATTTTAAATCACCCTTTACTGCCGGTGGGGGTAAGATATTAACCGCCGTTGAATTCAAGGCCGGCGATAGACATTCGTTCTCGCAAATTACCCATGGGCTGCTGGCGGTTGACCCCGACGGTATCCTGATCATTGCCAATCCCATGGACTCCGCGTTGTTATGCCAACAGATCCGCAAATTAAATTCGTCCGTAAAAATAACCTTAACGAACTGGGCGGCGACCCAGCGGCTCATTGAACTCGGCGGGAAGGCCGTGGAAGGGGTGATGGTGTCCATCGTCTTTGATTGGGACAGTCCGGATCCGGCCTACCAACGATTTCAAAAAATATATGTTGACCGTTACAACCGGGATCCGGGGTTTCCCGGTTATTATGCCTACAACGCGGCCCAGGTGGTCCTGACGGCTTTGAAAGCCCAGAAGCCGGGCCAGTCGCTGAAAGACACCATTCTTTCAATCGCTGAGTTTGGCGGGTTGCAGGGCAAAATCAGCCTTGATTCGTACGGTGATGTCAAGTCATCCGCGGCGTCCATCAGGATCATTCGGAATCAACAGTTCGTTGTCCTGGAGTAA